The Chaetodon auriga isolate fChaAug3 chromosome 2, fChaAug3.hap1, whole genome shotgun sequence genome segment TTCTGTGATGAAgctcagtcattcagtcatgGTATATGTGGATGTCAACAACTGGACTAGCTTTACATTCATAATTCTTGACTTCTACTATATTTCTAGATTATTAAGATTCTCCATTTATCTAACTCacactgctgaagcctcatattagctgCACATAAACTTTGGAATACCTTGATTCGCAAAAAGGGGACTCTAGATGTTGTCCCCATCACTTAGATTGGAAGCAAATTAGGAAAGCATCTTTTAATAAATAGCCAGTATGAACAGGACAAATGATTCCAGAAAGTTAAAGCTGTTTCGGTGTGTATTCAGGCATCCTCACTGTTGtttgaagacagacagaggacagacttttactttattgatcccaatttgggaaagAATGTTCTCaaacaatataactaagtatataaacatggAATGACGGCAATTGTTATAActaagtataactaaatatatagttatagaatatgtattatatataatacacattatataatattataatataataaaaatacaacataactaagtatataaacaagtattaacagcagttcttgagagagagagagagagagagagagagagagagagagagagagagccagagctataaactatataccagaggaaatatgtgcaagttgcagatgaaaataaatgtaaacaataaaaaagtattgtgcaatattgcagtagtgcagataaaatgtaaaatattggggtttgtgaggttggtggattaactgtttaagttgctattgtacagtgtgatggctcgtggcaggaatgatttcctgaagcagtccttgtgacagcggagctggagcagtctattggagaaggagctccactgtctgtccatgaggtggtgaagaggatgttcagggttatccatgatggataatagtctgtccagtgtcctcctctccaccacctcctcaaaggtgTCAAGAAGAGTGAACCTATCTTTTAACATTAATAACTGATTCTAATTAAACAGCATAACAAAGAGAAGAGCCAATACGAACAAACGTAACAAGGTCAAGAAAGAAAGCAGGGCATGTTGCGGAAGTGTACATTTAAACCAAACTACAGTCCATGCTCTGTGGTTCCTCTGAGATAGAAAACTTACGTTGCTCAAGAGAGAATGCTATGCCTAACCGAGGAAGATTAAACATTATTCAGGCTCGCATTCCAGATTTACTATGCTTGATACTTTTTAATCCAAAGCAGTTGCCCTCAGCAAGTAATTCAGGATTTTAACGTGCAAAGACACATTCTTGTAGAGTTAAAATGACATATGTAGATGACAAATGTGGATGGGTTGTAAATTCATATCAAATCTTTTGTAGGGTGTCACATATACTTATATAAATAATTTCACAATTAATGAGTTGGATCTCTGGGGTTTTAAATGTGATGTTACATTCAGCCATTTCCCATCAGGCTCCAAAATCCTGTGACTCCCTGTTCTACAAAGATAGAGTTTCCAGTATGTTCAGTAAGATTACTGTAGATGACATAACGCAGGGCAGTGGATGCAAgcatcatttcctgcagaccAAGGCATCGAGATATAGATGTACTAAATGTTAGTGCAGAGGAAGCACCAACAAATAAGAGTGTATTTGTCTTTGCTGCCTGTGTCCTACATTGGTCAAAGCATAAAGCCTCTTTGTACATGTCATGAACTTGCATAGGTCCATTAAATGACATGTAAATATTACTGTTTTCCCCACATCAGTAGTTTTATACACTCACTGTCATTTCATATACCAGCTGTCCAAAAAGTATTAACAGAAACTGTGAATGGTCATGGTTACTACAAATatttcagattcagattgtCCACTTGTTATACTGGGCTTCCTGAGATAATGATTTATCTATCTTTATCtattcatttcagtgtgttctTGACACATCAGACACTGTTTTCTCTTGATCGTGGCTGAAATGTCAAAGTATCTGGAAAACAGGGTTCTGTACTTTGCAGAGAATAAAGATACAGTGTCCCCTTTGTGATCAGTAATCCAGCACTAtaagaaaaacagccaaatgtaCACAGTCATCTGGTTGAAGTTCATTCCAGAAATTCTCcatgtgtcagtttgtctttggGGACTCTGTCTCATGTATCTTTTCCTTGCCAGTCAATGTAGTGGACTTCTGTGGCCAGACAATCCGGGGTGATGGCATGATTGTGAACTCACACCAGGAATCCAAGAAGTACTACTTTGTGACCATGGGGACCGACTGTCACCTCACCATGCAGGCCAGCTCCCCTAAAGACAAGGTCCAGTTCCACTTCCGCTTCTTCCTGGTCTACAGTTTGCTACGAGTGGCCCCTCTAAGTCCGGCCCCTATCTTCCCAGAGTCTCCTCGTGGCTCAGCACCTCTCAACCCCAGACTGGAGCCCACCTCTGGTGAAAGCTCAGGGGACCCATGTCATGCCGGCTCATATGTTCAGTTCTATGATGGACGGGACAGGAGCTCGCCACCCCTCGGGCCTCCTCTTTGTGGGAAGAGCCCGCCCCGGCCAGTGCTGTCCACAGGAAACTACCTGACCCTGAGGCTGGTGACTCGGGGGACTCAGCCCAGAGTTGACTTTGTAGGCGACTTCACCTCCTTCAGACTGGGTAAGAAAGGCACAGACATGTCCCTCCATCCCATACTTTGATCAGAtatgcacacataaacatgtaaTGTATAATGGTTATTAAAActattatgtttgttttatgtttgccaattaatattaaatatcaaataaatgttttctaaTTCCATGTTTACTGAATACAAATAGAATTAGGCTTAAAATAGATCACTAATTTACATCAAGGAGTGCTTGATTAATGACTGGTAACAGCATGTGTTCAGTTGGTGgtgaagaatttttttttttttttttttttagttaaacCTACATAAGGGTGCAAAGCTGTAAAGACTTGTCCATCAAACACTAATTAATAAGGAGTCAACTGTTGTAGTATCTCTTTGTTTAGAAAGaaatctttcttcttctttagttATTCTGTCATACCCAAAACTTGAACTCCCACTTATCCTTTTTTCACACTCAACCCTATACTCAATATGAGGTTCAGGTGATGATTAAATTTTGCCAAGACATGCAATGGTTTAACTATTACAGCACTTAAATTATTCATTACCGTAAAGGCACAGCAGAACTGTACATATGATGTCATTCATAAAACTACGTAAACTTTGcaaatcaaacaacaaacacaaacagcaaatgtgtgAATTAATATAAATGTAACAGCTCTTATGTTAAGCAGCCTGTATAGCATCAGAGATTTCAAATGTTTTGATGACTTTTTGTGCTATTTACCAAGTGCATTAGTGCACGTGTGGGTGAGTGCTGCAAAGTTCCTGTCAATGCTTTTCTCAGTCTCAATCAAAGAGACTCCACTCAAACTGTACAGTTTTTATGGCTGACTCAGGTCCTTCCTGTCTTCTCCCAATCCCTCAATTGTTATCTTCCTTTTCAGGTTTTAACCAGTCAGAGTGCAGCAGTGAGCCTTATTTCACCTGCAGGAATGGGAAGTGTATCCCTCTCAGTCTAGTGTGCGACGATAAAGGCATTGACAACTGTGGGGATGGGAGTGACTTGGAGGAAAACCTGACCACAGGTTGTAAAGGTCAGTTAGGTGATGAGGTGACACGCGAGTATTTCCCTGATTTTGTTACAGCATGTTTGAAATCTCACAGTTAACTAAGTTTGACCCAAATTTGTCCTTCATCAGCAGGTCAGCTTTTACTTCCTGAACCTCCGCTGGCAATAGcaaccccacccccacctttTGTGAATCCACCCACAGTACCGATTCCTTCACATATGAACTGTGGCATGCCAGACAGCGCTCCCAGTCACGAGTCAGTAACAGGTGAGGAAGCATTGTGTAAATAATAGATATTTATTCATTCAGCAGGTAGGAAAAGCTCTCCAGTGGCACAAATCAATCAATGTGTAATACTCAATGCTTATGTCCTGCAGTTGGTTGCTTGGTAAACAAATTAATTAAGTGCCCATTTGGATGCAAAGAGTCCTGATGACTGGCCATAAAACTAATGGCAGTGACCATTGAGTTGTTAATTTCACCTAAAGACTCGTAAACCAATAAATGGTGATGGATTCTCATGGCGGAGAGCAGTCTTTTGAGTGATCTGTCTCTATTCCAGCGTCGGAGGTGCAAATAGAAACTGTCTGGGCCAGCCTGTCAGCTTGTCAGTGCTTTTAAGACCTGGCCAAGTCTGGCCTAAGAAAAcagcttttcttctgttctgacTGTTCAGCTGACAGTTGGAGAAAGAGAGTCACATTCGCCTGCTGTGCAAATTGCCAGCTGTTTTTTAGCTGAGATACATTTCAATGCACCCTGGTCTACCCACAGGAAGGGGCCACAGGCTGGATGAACATACACACTGCTTCATTCATTGATGGCTGCGGTTGaatttgtgtaaaatgtaaagtgtgtgtgtgtgtgtgtgtgtgtgtgtgtgtgtgtgtgagtgtaaatgtTGGTTACTTTATTGCACAGTCAGTAGCTTAAAGGACTGTTCCAGCCAACCTCCACATGCTATGTACAATATCTGTGTCAAGATAATTAGACAgttttgatgtgatgtgatgtgatgtgaattgatattcatgttttttctgaCTCTTGGTAACATAGCAAgttgtatttcccaaaatgctgaattGATAATGTTTAGAGACTCTCTGTCCATACTTACTGTAATTGTCATCTGACCTTTGAGGGGAGAACCAGAGAGAACTACAGAGCCCAAAATGGATGATGCTGTCATACAGCTGTGtgtaaaatgcatttgcaaCTAAATCACCAAACTTCCAACACCATTTAGGAAGCAGGAGTCTGTTTCACTCTGGCACTTGCTCTCAGCCCCAAGCCCATTGGTCCCTACATAAATCTTTATGTAAATCTAAGTGTAGTTTCTGCAAATGTATTTTGGGGGGACTATTTTCAGGAGATCAGTGATTAATGAGCTTGTATAAGTTTCTGATTTCCATTATCAGGACATCCTTTTGTTTGAAGTTGGTGAGCACCCCTGCTAAGGCTCAGGCCAGTGCCGCTGTTGCTCTTTAGAGAATGATGTGGTAAGATGTGAGAAGGAACGAAGCACTCTCCCATGGAGTTCTCTTATTTAAACAGTAggaaggcagagcagagagggagccAAAGTAaggcaaacacagaggaggagaggtccCGCCAAGATTTGATCCCTGGCAGATACAACAGCCATTTCAGTAGTGAATGGTGTGTGAGCCTTCCTCAACATGTTGCAGCTTGTGTGGTCGTGTACAAACTGATGAACTGAAAAACTTCAGAAGTAGTTTGTTGAATCCACTTATATGTGGGGAAAGTATGTACTGTTCTTTACACAGTAAGTGTTTTCCACCTGTATTATAACTTAAGTTATATATGGCTGCCATGTAAATAAAGAGGACTGTATTTTTCCCCTCTTATACCCAGACTCCCCAGTCTCCCTGTCCCTGTTGGTTCTCTACATCCTCCTGGGTGTGGTGGCGGGTAGCATGGTgctctgctggtgctgctggtcaCCTGGCTGGTTCCTGTGGCGTGTCAGCATCTGTCGCTTCTTACCCTGCTGCAACTCGGCCTGTGCCTCCTGCCACGTCTGTGCCCGCAGCTGCACCCACAGCAAGGAGCACCGACAGGCAAAagtcacaccacacacacccatcaaTGGGACCTCGACAGGCGCGGCGGTCACCACCAATAGTGCTGATGAAAATGTTACAATGGCAGCTGTTTAGAGTACAGGGTCTGTTAGGGTGATCAGCTTTGGCATATAGGGACATGGGTACAACGTGCTGAGCTGTGATCAGAGGCGAACATGAACAGTCACTGTATTAGGCAGTGCAACATGACTAAGAATCTTTTTAATGAAGGTTGGACTGATGGGGTCCAGTATGCGAGGCTGACATGAGCAGAGCTAAATGGTTGTGGTTTAACAgcagtttgcatgttttaagtGTGATGATGCAGGGGAAGaaactgctgtgtttatgttattATGAGAAGGTAAAGCAGGGTACAGTATGACTATGGATTGTATGAAAAGTATGAATATATCTGAAAGGATAGGATTAAGGGTCTTAGAATCACCGAAGAAACATTTGTGTTCACAGCGCATTGTTTTGAAGGTATCTCTTACATATTATGATGACAGCACCTTTTGTTAAAGAGACTGCTTATGAAGTTTGAGAAGTGCAGCCTTTAATGCTTGGCCAGTTTTCAGAAGAGACAATAAAGTGTTAAGTTGTTAGTGTGAACAGCTTTTAGTTCCTTTCTtataaatgtgcttttcttaaAAGTAACAGTGTATTCCTGCTGTGAAACTACTCTTCCAGTCCACAGCTTTGGCCACAAGTTTTCCATGGACACATGCTGAGGAAGCCGCCCCAGAACTGCAAAGTGGCCCACCTGGTGACAACAGCTGTTCTCCCTTGGAGAAATTCCTTCGAACTTTCCAGTCTTCTTCCAGCAGTCTAATATGAAGTTTGGACAGTGGAGTACAAAGTCATCCAGTGCCTGTCTCGTCAACACTTTTTAGGGGAAAACTTAATGGTAATTAAGGATGGACCTCTAACATGCTGTTGCGTGCACAAAATAAACCTTTGACATATTACAAAAGAAATTCTTGTTAATTAACCATTATAAATCATCAATTGTTCTATGGCTGCACAGAACTGCATGGTTGTGGACCCTTAGCCTTGTTATAAAATCATAATGTTATCTTTAAAAACAAGTTATACTTCAAAAGTAGCATAAGTGTATCAGTTCAGCCtgttttttatcatttaatgtTTTTGCAATTTCCACACTGTGTTCAGTACAAAATGTGTGGATACATGAACATTACACACACGAGACTGTTGAACATGCCATTCCAAAAGTAGTAATGTGCCACTGTAACAGCCTCCATTGATGTAGTGTCAAGATTTATTTTACTTCATTGAACTAAGGGACCTATCAAAAATCAGGAAAACAAGACCTAGACAAAAGGTAGACATAAGTATGTGGACatgggtgtccacata includes the following:
- the ldlrad2 gene encoding low-density lipoprotein receptor class A domain-containing protein 2 isoform X1, whose translation is MMELEVESCWQRLLRLLLLLHFFSLHCSAIETVNVVDFCGQTIRGDGMIVNSHQESKKYYFVTMGTDCHLTMQASSPKDKVQFHFRFFLVYSLLRVAPLSPAPIFPESPRGSAPLNPRLEPTSGESSGDPCHAGSYVQFYDGRDRSSPPLGPPLCGKSPPRPVLSTGNYLTLRLVTRGTQPRVDFVGDFTSFRLGFNQSECSSEPYFTCRNGKCIPLSLVCDDKGIDNCGDGSDLEENLTTGCKAGQLLLPEPPLAIATPPPPFVNPPTVPIPSHMNCGMPDSAPSHESVTDSPVSLSLLVLYILLGVVAGSMVLCWCCWSPGWFLWRVSICRFLPCCNSACASCHVCARSCTHSKEHRQAKVTPHTPINGTSTGAAVTTNSADENVTMAAV
- the ldlrad2 gene encoding low-density lipoprotein receptor class A domain-containing protein 2 isoform X2 codes for the protein MMELEVESCWQRLLRLLLLLHFFSLHCSAIETVNVVDFCGQTIRGDGMIVNSHQESKKYYFVTMGTDCHLTMQASSPKDKVQFHFRFFLVYSLLRVAPLSPAPIFPESPRGSAPLNPRLEPTSGESSGDPCHAGSYVQFYDGRDRSSPPLGPPLCGKSPPRPVLSTGNYLTLRLVTRGTQPRVDFVGDFTSFRLGFNQSECSSEPYFTCRNGKCIPLSLVCDDKGIDNCGDGSDLEENLTTGCKGQLLLPEPPLAIATPPPPFVNPPTVPIPSHMNCGMPDSAPSHESVTDSPVSLSLLVLYILLGVVAGSMVLCWCCWSPGWFLWRVSICRFLPCCNSACASCHVCARSCTHSKEHRQAKVTPHTPINGTSTGAAVTTNSADENVTMAAV